The genomic stretch TGATGAATGGAACCCATAACATGGCTCAAGGGCCGGCAATGAGTCGTCAAGAGGCACTGCAATCCTTGCTGACAGGTGCCAAAATCGCTCGACAAGCCATTGATTCCGGTTTCCGGGTTTTAGCCACCGGCGAAGTAGGAATCGGGAATACTACTCCCAGTGCCGCGATTATCTCCTTCTACACCGGTTTGCCGGCCCAAGATGTTACCGGACGCGGAACCGGTCTTGATGATGCCGCCTTAATCCATAAGCAAGAAGTCATCACCCGTTCCATCCAAGTCAATCAACCGAATCCTCAGGACGGGGTAGACGTTCTCAGCAAGATTGGTGGCCTGGAAATTGGCGCCCTGGCCGGAGCCATCCTTGAAGCAGCGCATTCCCAGGTACCCATCGTTTTGGATGGCGTCATCTCTACAGCAGCCGCCCTCATTGCCACGTCAATTTGTCCCGCAGCTCGTTTCTACCTGATTCCCTCTCATTCTTCTGTGGAGATTGGTCATGTAGCTGCCCTAAAGCAACTAGAGCTTAAACCGATTATGCACCTGGACTTCAGACTGGGCGAAGGAACAGGAGCGGCGATCGCTTTCCATCTCCTAGATGCTTCGATCCATATTCTTAAAGAGATGGCCACCTTTGAATCCGCAGGAGTAAGCAATAAGTAAAACTAACCAGTATTCGGAGGTAACTTATGTCTAATCTTGTCCTTATTACCGGTGGCGCCCGCAGCGGGAAAAGTAGCTTTGCTGAACTTCTCGCTGCCCATCCCCGTCAGCCTGTTATCTATGTTGCCACCGCCCAAGTCTACGATGAAGAAATGGCTCTGCGTGTCAAGAAACACCAGAATCAACGGCCTTCCCACTGGGCCTTGGTCGAAGAGCCTCTGGCTCTTGCTGAAGTCTTGGAACGCTACCGTCAAGAAAAAGGCGTTATTTTGGTGGACTGCATCACCCTATGGTTGTCGAATCTCCTTCTCTCGCGCTACCCTGAGGAAAAGGCCCTCCAAGGGCGAGAATATAGCGAAGCCCTAAATGAATTAGAGCAATGGATACTAGAGCAAGTGAGAACCGTCTCCGGCTTAGCACAGCAGATTACACCACAGGTCATTATGGTAACCAATGAGGTAGGCAATGGTATCGTTCCCGATAATCCCTTATCTCGAGTGTATCGAGATCTCGCCGGTCGAGCTAATCAAATTTTAGGTCGGAGTGCATCCAAGGTTTATTCTGTCGTTGCCGGGTATCCCGTGGAAATCAAAGCCGCTGGT from Desulfitobacterium dichloroeliminans LMG P-21439 encodes the following:
- the cobU gene encoding bifunctional adenosylcobinamide kinase/adenosylcobinamide-phosphate guanylyltransferase, translating into MSNLVLITGGARSGKSSFAELLAAHPRQPVIYVATAQVYDEEMALRVKKHQNQRPSHWALVEEPLALAEVLERYRQEKGVILVDCITLWLSNLLLSRYPEEKALQGREYSEALNELEQWILEQVRTVSGLAQQITPQVIMVTNEVGNGIVPDNPLSRVYRDLAGRANQILGRSASKVYSVVAGYPVEIKAAGQALLDSLQGDEK
- the cobT gene encoding nicotinate-nucleotide--dimethylbenzimidazole phosphoribosyltransferase, translating into MSKTELNQDKLFLEKFYVRENLTETSLEECQAALKLLVQGVKDLDKKAMEAVQTRLDSLTKPLGSLGVLEEIAKRLGGIQRNPWPEIEKKAVLVMAGDHGVVAEGVSAFPQEVTPQMFYNFLNGGAGINVLSRHAKAEVICTDVGMAFPLDPPELMRHRVMNGTHNMAQGPAMSRQEALQSLLTGAKIARQAIDSGFRVLATGEVGIGNTTPSAAIISFYTGLPAQDVTGRGTGLDDAALIHKQEVITRSIQVNQPNPQDGVDVLSKIGGLEIGALAGAILEAAHSQVPIVLDGVISTAAALIATSICPAARFYLIPSHSSVEIGHVAALKQLELKPIMHLDFRLGEGTGAAIAFHLLDASIHILKEMATFESAGVSNK